A genomic window from Oncorhynchus masou masou isolate Uvic2021 unplaced genomic scaffold, UVic_Omas_1.1 unplaced_scaffold_3133, whole genome shotgun sequence includes:
- the LOC135534207 gene encoding uncharacterized protein LOC135534207, whose translation SKHAGSTRQPATPPPPPTHQPASSTQPVSCTHPASSSSHPPSLHPASTHAASTTQPASKPASSPPTRPAASSTQPASSTHPASNHPPAQPASITQPPSPNLHHHPASSSTHPASQRPPPTQPPPTQPPPPSQPANQPRPTHPPSQPPPPILLHPPSLHKPPTKPPLPTQPASVLHQPSQPASSTPASTHAASTTHPPASTTHPASQPASTTHPAYTTHPAYTTHPNSTTHPVSLFHPASLVHVASTTQPVSSNQPASSTQPPPPSHPASLLQPASSKQPPPPNQPPPPNQPLPSQPPPPKLHHPTSTTQSTHPTQPASLLHPTSLLHAASLLHPASTTQPVSFTQPSPPTQASPPTLTPPPIQPASSTRPPPPSQSPQTTQPPPPRQPPPPGLHHPASLLQPASFLPPNHLHPATQPASSHPASSKQPSPPNQSLPSQPPPPNLHHPTSTTQTTHPPSQLASSTQPVSSNEPASSTHSPPPSQPPPPGLHHPASLLHHPASLLQPASFLPPNHLHPATQPASSTQPPQSSLHHPTSLYPASLFHPTSTTQPPPPKQPTHPASQPASQPASSTQPASSTQPASSTHPASSTHPAS comes from the exons cctCCAAACACGCAGGCTCCACCAGACAACCagccactcctcctcctccacccacccaccagccagcctcctccacccagccagtcTCCTGCACCCACCcagcctcatcctcctcccaTCCACCAAGTCTCCACCCAGCCTCCACCCACGCAGCCTCCACCACCCAACCAGCCAGCAAACCAGCCTCCTCCCCACCCACCCGCCCAGCCgcctcctccacccagccagcatcctccacccacccagcctCAAACCACCCACCCGCCCAGCCAGCCTCCATCACCCAACCTCCATCACccaacctccaccaccacccagcctcctcctccacccatccagccagccagcgtCCTCCACCAACCCAGCCTCCACCCACAcagcctccaccacccagccagccagccaaccagcctcgtcccacccacccacccagccagcctccaccacccatcctcctccacccacccagcctCCACAAACCACCCACCAAGCCTCCTCTACCCACCCAGCCTGCCAGCGTCCTCCACCAACCTTcccagccagcctcctccaccccagcctccacccacgcagcctccaccacccaccca ccagcctccaccacccacccagccagccagccagcctccacGACCCACCCAGCCTACACCACCCACCCAGCCTACACCACCCACCCTAACTCCACCACCCATCCAGTCAGCCTCTTCCACCCAGCCAGCCTAGTCCACGTGgcctccaccacccagccagtCTCCTCCAACCAGCCAGCTTCCTccacccagcctcctccacccagccacccagccagcctcctccaGCCAGCCTCCTCAAAGCAGCCTCCACCACCCAACCAGCCTCCACCACCCAACCAGCCTCTacccagccagcctcctccacctAAACTCCACCACCCAACCTCCACCACCCAATCAACCcaccccacccagccagccagcctcctccacccaacCAGCCTCCTCCACGCGGCCAGCCTCCTCCACCCGgcctccaccacccagccagtCTCCTTCACCCAACCTTCACCTCCCACCCAGGCTTCACCACCCACCCTAACTCCACCACCCATCCAGCCAGCCTCGTCCACCCGgcctccaccacccagccagtCTCCTCAAAccacccagcctcctccacccaggCAGCCTCCTCCACCTGgcctccaccacccagccagtCTCCTCCAACCAGCCAGCTTCCTCCCACCCAACCACctccacccagccacccagccagcctcctccCACCCAGCCTCCTCAAAGCAGCCTTCACCACCCAACCAGTCTCTacccagccagcctcctccacccaacCTCCACCACCCAACCTCCACCACCCAAACAACCCACCCACCGAGCCAGCTagcctcctccacccagccagtcTCCTCCAACGAGCCAGCTTCCTCTACCCAttctcctccacccagccagcctcctccacccggcctccaccacccagccagtctcctccaccacccagccagtCTCCTCCAACCAGCCAGCTTCCTACCACCCAACCACctccacccagccacccagccagcctcctccacccagccTCCTCAAAGCAGCCTCCACCACCCAACCAGCCTCTACCCAGCCAGCCTCTTCCACCCAACCTCCACCACCCAACCTCCACCACCCAAacaacccacccacccagccagccagccagccagccagccagcctcttccacccagccagcctcctccacGCAGCCAGCAtcctccacccacccagcctcctccacccacccagccagctag